The Dehalococcoidia bacterium genome has a segment encoding these proteins:
- a CDS encoding zinc ribbon domain-containing protein, which produces MDQLTDWQNALILVAVLFALYILVMWAAAVVWTYRDIRARTNEPFEQASSVLLVAIFNIPGLLLHVLMRPKTTIEDQMDRRLEAEAMFQDIQERPACPQCAARIQPDFILCPQCRAQLRTPCADCSQPLAVDWVMCPYCTADRTPAPLTVPRRRPAASTLRPSVPAPRTAFAAGRPRA; this is translated from the coding sequence ATGGATCAACTGACCGACTGGCAGAACGCACTCATCCTCGTCGCCGTGCTGTTCGCCCTCTATATCCTCGTCATGTGGGCCGCCGCGGTTGTCTGGACCTACCGCGATATCCGCGCCCGCACGAACGAGCCGTTCGAGCAGGCGTCGTCCGTGTTGCTCGTCGCGATCTTCAACATCCCGGGGTTGCTGCTGCACGTGCTGATGCGGCCCAAGACGACCATCGAGGACCAGATGGACCGCCGCCTCGAGGCGGAAGCGATGTTCCAGGACATCCAGGAGCGCCCCGCCTGCCCGCAGTGTGCCGCTCGTATTCAGCCGGACTTCATCCTGTGTCCGCAGTGCCGCGCGCAACTCCGGACGCCATGCGCCGATTGCAGCCAGCCGCTGGCCGTCGATTGGGTGATGTGCCCGTACTGCACCGCCGACCGCACGCCGGCGCCGCTCACGGTGCCGCGCCGCCGACCGGCAGCGAGCACGCTCAGGCCGAGCGTGCCGGCGCCGCGCACGGCGTTTGCCGCGGGACGGCCGCGGGCATAG
- a CDS encoding PRC-barrel domain-containing protein produces the protein MQGRDANELLSMPVIAITEGKELGRVKDVLFDPAEHALLGVMVSPAGGMNGLMFLERAHIRAIGDNAITVRVSGVLDELASRPRAQEIIDSGLHLRGTPVVTETGNSLGTVDKILIDDGGNITAYHASSGLLGFGDKTDIMPHEVVSIGDDAIIVMASAERRADSEDDKTDASTAGSRAMGNGDISDEPASSDEVMRGNDPQTFPPPTTTA, from the coding sequence ATGCAAGGACGAGATGCCAACGAGCTTTTGTCGATGCCGGTCATCGCGATCACTGAGGGCAAGGAACTGGGGCGCGTCAAGGACGTGCTCTTCGACCCGGCGGAGCACGCGCTGCTTGGCGTGATGGTTTCGCCCGCGGGCGGCATGAACGGCCTGATGTTCCTCGAACGCGCGCACATTCGGGCGATCGGCGATAACGCCATCACCGTACGAGTCTCAGGCGTGCTCGACGAACTGGCGTCGCGGCCCCGGGCGCAAGAGATCATCGACTCCGGTCTCCATCTACGGGGTACGCCAGTCGTGACGGAGACGGGAAACTCCCTTGGGACCGTCGACAAGATCCTGATCGACGACGGCGGCAACATCACCGCATATCACGCGAGCAGCGGCCTCCTCGGGTTCGGCGATAAGACGGATATCATGCCGCACGAAGTCGTCTCGATCGGCGACGACGCGATCATCGTCATGGCGTCCGCCGAGCGTCGCGCTGACAGCGAAGACGACAAGACAGATGCCTCGACGGCAGGATCTCGCGCGATGGGAAACGGTGACATCAGCGACGAGCCCGCATCGTCGGACGAGGTGATGCGAGGCAACGACCCACAGACGTTCCCGCCGCCGACGACCACCGCCTGA
- a CDS encoding D-alanyl-D-alanine carboxypeptidase family protein — MARKLRNAAPAPLVSAATAVVIDAETKEVLWGYNEHERRSPASTTKIMTAILAAESAPLDQMVVAETDASRMVGSSVMGLRPGVQISMTDLLFGLMLPSGNDAALEIARAMDGDVSRFVERMNAKAGELGMRDSHFRNPHGLDRQEHYSTAYDLAILGAYSMRNDVFRRVVGAQEWHLAPAAGDYTLYNGNTLLQGAPGADGIKIGWTNRAGWTFVASMVRNGRRLVVSVLNSADRNADAGALFDWAYSSHDWIGVSPRMAMTMKLAERMGLDDELIASLGVCAGTPV; from the coding sequence ATGGCAAGAAAACTGCGCAACGCCGCCCCGGCGCCCCTCGTCTCCGCCGCTACCGCCGTCGTCATCGATGCGGAGACGAAGGAGGTGCTCTGGGGCTACAACGAGCACGAACGGCGCTCGCCCGCGAGCACCACAAAGATCATGACGGCGATCCTGGCGGCGGAATCGGCGCCGCTGGACCAGATGGTCGTAGCGGAGACGGACGCCTCGAGAATGGTGGGCAGTTCGGTGATGGGGCTGCGGCCCGGCGTCCAGATCTCGATGACGGATCTGCTCTTCGGGCTGATGCTGCCATCCGGTAACGACGCAGCGCTGGAGATCGCGCGGGCGATGGACGGCGATGTCAGCCGGTTCGTCGAGCGGATGAACGCCAAGGCCGGCGAACTGGGCATGCGCGATTCGCACTTCCGCAATCCGCACGGCCTCGACCGCCAGGAGCATTATTCGACCGCGTACGACCTGGCCATCCTGGGCGCGTACTCGATGCGGAACGACGTGTTTAGACGCGTCGTCGGCGCGCAGGAGTGGCACCTTGCGCCGGCGGCGGGAGATTACACGCTGTACAACGGTAATACGCTGTTGCAGGGCGCGCCCGGCGCCGATGGGATCAAGATCGGCTGGACGAACCGCGCCGGCTGGACGTTCGTCGCGAGCATGGTGCGCAACGGCCGCCGCCTGGTCGTGTCCGTGCTCAACAGCGCGGACCGCAATGCCGACGCCGGCGCGCTGTTCGACTGGGCGTACTCCTCGCATGACTGGATCGGCGTCAGCCCGCGCATGGCGATGACGATGAAACTGGCCGAGCGGATGGGGCTGGACGACGAACTGATCGCGTCGCTAGGCGTATGCGCCGGCACTCCTGTTTGA
- a CDS encoding SRPBCC family protein, which translates to MPKVEDEIVVRAPVDTVYGAWHNFENFPRFMQNIHEVRVVSGGRSHWKAKGPLGAAAEWDAEMTLDEPNKAIGWRSIEGNSAVKTAGRVNFEPQGDTTTRLSVLLDYDAPTGAIGNVVAKIFADPEKLMKEDLQRFKETIEQGWELSGFSYGEGQTSGSGETLGGSMGPTTAQDLEALDRTNTGDTSPQEVDDPAER; encoded by the coding sequence GCCGAAGGTCGAAGACGAGATCGTCGTACGCGCACCGGTCGATACGGTGTACGGAGCGTGGCATAACTTCGAGAACTTTCCACGCTTCATGCAGAACATCCACGAAGTGCGCGTTGTCAGTGGCGGCCGTTCGCACTGGAAAGCGAAGGGCCCGCTCGGCGCCGCTGCTGAGTGGGACGCAGAAATGACGCTCGATGAGCCGAACAAGGCGATCGGTTGGCGCTCGATCGAAGGCAACAGCGCCGTCAAGACGGCGGGGCGCGTCAACTTTGAGCCGCAGGGCGACACGACGACCAGGTTGAGCGTTCTCCTCGACTATGACGCGCCGACAGGCGCCATCGGCAACGTCGTCGCGAAGATCTTCGCCGACCCCGAAAAGCTGATGAAGGAAGACCTGCAGCGTTTCAAGGAAACGATCGAACAGGGCTGGGAACTCTCAGGGTTCTCGTACGGCGAAGGACAAACGTCGGGGAGCGGTGAGACGCTCGGCGGGTCGATGGGCCCGACGACGGCGCAGGACCTGGAGGCGCTTGACCGCACGAACACTGGCGACACGTCGCCACAAGAGGTCGACGACCCGGCGGAGCGCTGA